Proteins from a single region of Sneathiella aquimaris:
- the xdhC gene encoding xanthine dehydrogenase accessory protein XdhC, with protein MMNWSEILRLHKKADEHSVLLTVAATQGSTPRETGASMLVTNDSVHGTIGGGELEYRAIAKAKEVLCSEKPMAQLLDMPLGPELAQCCGGTVRLLVSPLQRSDQIWMEALCQNMDNKVLVTNWADRSLTRDVVTYTAGTQMPHAALIEQCLTEHRSKIVTADDEAFTLIEPASPFRFHLTLFGAGHVGKAIVNALSPLPCKIDWVDERAEMFTSNLPANVKPIVVNDPSTAVLDMPKNGHCLILTHSHQQDLEICAKVLKRTDAGFVGLIGSDTKRAKFERRLKLRGVDEASLLALVCPIGITDLRGKAPAEIAISVCAELLIYQQKMEDKNMGTSNERKTLFGSKSRKG; from the coding sequence ATGATGAACTGGTCCGAGATCCTCCGTCTTCACAAAAAGGCCGATGAACACTCTGTCTTGCTGACGGTGGCCGCGACACAAGGATCAACACCCCGTGAAACAGGCGCGTCCATGCTTGTGACCAACGATAGTGTGCACGGCACAATCGGAGGCGGAGAACTCGAATATCGAGCCATTGCAAAAGCAAAAGAAGTGCTTTGCTCTGAAAAACCGATGGCCCAACTCCTGGACATGCCGCTTGGACCTGAACTGGCACAATGTTGCGGCGGAACCGTGCGTCTTCTGGTGAGCCCCCTGCAGCGATCAGATCAGATCTGGATGGAAGCCCTTTGCCAGAATATGGATAATAAGGTTCTTGTAACCAACTGGGCGGATAGATCCCTGACACGCGATGTTGTTACCTATACGGCAGGCACACAAATGCCCCATGCCGCACTGATTGAACAGTGTTTAACCGAACACCGCAGTAAAATTGTTACCGCCGACGATGAGGCCTTCACATTGATCGAACCCGCCTCCCCCTTTCGGTTTCATCTAACCCTTTTTGGGGCCGGACATGTAGGCAAAGCCATTGTAAACGCTTTGTCCCCCCTGCCCTGTAAAATCGACTGGGTTGATGAACGGGCGGAGATGTTTACAAGCAACCTTCCAGCTAATGTCAAACCCATCGTCGTCAATGATCCAAGCACTGCCGTTTTGGATATGCCTAAAAACGGGCATTGCCTCATTCTCACCCATAGCCACCAACAGGATCTTGAGATATGTGCCAAGGTCCTTAAACGAACAGATGCAGGATTTGTTGGTCTTATTGGATCGGATACGAAACGGGCTAAATTTGAACGGCGACTAAAATTGCGGGGCGTCGATGAAGCCTCCCTTTTGGCGCTGGTCTGCCCGATCGGAATTACTGACTTGCGTGGGAAAGCCCCTGCGGAAATTGCCATCTCGGTTTGTGCCGAATTGCTGATCTATCAACAAAAAATGGAAGATAAAAATATGGGGACCTCGAACGAGAGAAAAACTTTGTTCGGATCAAAATCGAGAAAAGGTTAA
- a CDS encoding ABC transporter ATP-binding protein — MEMGEAATPRLELRGITKAYPGVLANDNIDLKILPGEIHALLGENGAGKSTLVKIIYGVLRADSGSMHWNGQPLEVANPHAARKTGIGMIFQHFSLFEAMSVTENIALGMPGRQNMAELARRITEISENYGLPLQPDRQVHTLSVGEKQRIEIVRCLLQNPKLLIMDEPTSVLTPQEADKMFETLRRLADEGVSILYISHKLDEIKNLCHKATILRGGKYISECDPTVETAKSLAEMMIGTNLTAPKHLDDEAKGPVRLKVRNMSLDSTDQFGVDLNLVNFEVRRGEILGIAGVAGNGQVELLEALSGEALLENANEILLEEQPIGKLGPNERRKLGMAFVPEDRLGHGSVPDMSLVDNAFLSAYGQKKLLKNGLIESRKTTNFAEEIVSKFDVRTAGVSHTAGSLSGGNLQKFIVGREMLQDPGLIIIAHPTWGVDAGAAASIHQAMIDLAEKGAAVLVVSQDLDELFAISNRIAVIAEGRLSVSRGINEITIEEIGLLMGGTHGAGSGKETASVA, encoded by the coding sequence ATGGAAATGGGAGAGGCTGCGACACCGCGCCTTGAGCTACGGGGAATTACCAAGGCTTATCCGGGTGTTCTGGCGAACGATAACATCGACCTGAAAATTCTTCCTGGCGAAATTCACGCGCTTCTGGGGGAGAACGGTGCCGGGAAAAGCACGCTGGTGAAAATCATTTATGGTGTTCTGCGGGCCGATAGCGGCAGCATGCACTGGAACGGCCAACCCTTGGAAGTTGCAAACCCTCATGCCGCCCGTAAAACCGGTATTGGGATGATTTTCCAGCACTTCTCGTTATTCGAGGCAATGTCCGTTACCGAAAATATTGCACTCGGTATGCCCGGTCGGCAAAATATGGCAGAGCTGGCCAGACGCATTACCGAAATTTCTGAAAATTATGGCTTACCATTGCAACCTGACCGTCAGGTTCACACCTTGTCTGTGGGGGAAAAGCAGCGAATTGAAATTGTAAGGTGCCTGCTGCAAAATCCAAAACTTCTGATCATGGATGAACCGACATCGGTTTTAACACCGCAGGAAGCGGATAAAATGTTCGAGACCCTCCGCCGGCTTGCAGATGAAGGTGTCTCTATTCTCTATATCAGCCACAAACTGGACGAAATCAAAAATCTTTGTCACAAAGCGACAATTCTTCGTGGCGGTAAATATATTTCAGAGTGTGACCCGACAGTGGAGACCGCAAAATCCCTGGCGGAAATGATGATCGGGACAAACCTGACGGCGCCAAAGCATCTGGACGACGAAGCCAAAGGCCCTGTGCGACTGAAAGTGCGGAATATGTCACTGGACAGCACGGATCAGTTTGGCGTTGACCTGAACCTTGTAAATTTTGAAGTACGGCGGGGTGAAATTCTTGGAATTGCGGGAGTTGCTGGCAATGGTCAAGTGGAACTTCTCGAAGCGTTGAGCGGGGAAGCATTACTTGAAAATGCAAACGAAATCCTGCTTGAAGAGCAACCCATTGGAAAATTGGGACCAAACGAGCGCCGCAAACTCGGCATGGCGTTTGTTCCAGAAGATCGGCTGGGACATGGATCAGTCCCTGACATGAGTCTTGTCGATAATGCCTTCCTGAGTGCCTATGGCCAGAAAAAACTGTTGAAAAACGGTTTGATTGAAAGCCGGAAAACAACAAACTTCGCTGAAGAAATCGTCTCCAAATTTGATGTTCGGACAGCTGGCGTTTCACATACTGCCGGTAGTTTATCAGGGGGAAATCTTCAAAAATTCATTGTTGGCCGTGAAATGTTGCAAGATCCCGGCCTGATCATTATTGCCCATCCGACATGGGGCGTTGATGCAGGCGCGGCGGCGTCTATCCATCAGGCTATGATTGATCTGGCTGAAAAAGGGGCGGCTGTTCTGGTGGTCAGTCAGGATCTGGATGAATTATTCGCCATCAGCAATCGAATTGCGGTGATCGCTGAAGGTCGACTGTCAGTGAGCCGTGGCATTAATGAAATCACCATTGAAGAGATCGGCCTCTTGATGGGTGGAACGCATGGCGCCGGATCAGGTAAGGAAACTGCTAGTGTTGCTTAA
- a CDS encoding ABC transporter permease — protein MLKIEKRPEPSRSMIYATPVLALLLTILTGIALFTFLGVDPLEALKNFFIVPINNPYGFTELLVKATPLVLCAIGLSVGFRANVWNIGAEGQLTMGAIVGGGVFIYLHDVDSVFLLPLMIVFGVIGGALWAAIPAFLKTRFNANEILTSLMLVYVAILVLSLLVHGPWRDPDGFNFPESRTFSESATMPILWEGTRLHFGSIIALLVVFGTWIMLSKTLIGFQIKVIGAAPKAGSYAGFSQKKIVWFCLLFGGAMAGLAGVAEVSGPVGQLLPSISPGYGFTAIIVAFLGRLHPIGIVFAGLLMALTYLGGETAQINLGLPVAVTGVFQGMVLFYLLACDVLVNYRFRFAQFGKAAS, from the coding sequence TTGCTTAAGATCGAAAAAAGGCCAGAACCCTCCCGTTCCATGATCTATGCAACACCGGTTCTCGCGTTGTTGCTAACGATTTTGACAGGGATTGCCTTGTTCACATTTTTGGGTGTTGATCCTCTGGAAGCGCTCAAAAACTTCTTTATCGTACCGATTAACAACCCTTACGGTTTTACCGAACTTCTGGTCAAGGCAACACCCTTGGTGCTGTGTGCCATTGGGCTTTCAGTCGGTTTCAGGGCCAATGTCTGGAATATCGGGGCGGAGGGTCAACTGACAATGGGGGCGATTGTCGGCGGGGGTGTTTTTATCTACCTGCATGATGTTGATAGCGTCTTTCTGTTGCCGCTGATGATTGTCTTTGGTGTTATTGGCGGGGCTCTCTGGGCAGCAATACCAGCCTTTCTGAAAACCCGGTTTAATGCCAATGAAATTCTGACAAGCCTGATGCTGGTTTATGTCGCCATCCTTGTTCTCAGTTTATTGGTTCATGGGCCATGGCGCGACCCTGACGGCTTTAACTTCCCGGAATCCCGAACCTTTTCCGAGAGCGCGACCATGCCAATCCTTTGGGAAGGCACCAGGCTGCATTTTGGATCGATCATTGCCCTACTTGTGGTCTTTGGGACCTGGATCATGTTGTCCAAAACATTGATCGGTTTTCAGATTAAAGTAATCGGGGCCGCCCCGAAAGCGGGTAGCTATGCCGGTTTCAGCCAGAAAAAAATTGTCTGGTTCTGCCTATTATTCGGCGGGGCCATGGCAGGACTTGCTGGCGTGGCAGAGGTATCTGGTCCAGTAGGCCAGCTTCTTCCGTCCATTTCGCCCGGCTATGGTTTCACCGCTATCATCGTCGCCTTTTTGGGTCGCCTGCATCCCATCGGTATTGTTTTCGCCGGTTTATTAATGGCTCTTACCTATCTGGGCGGCGAAACCGCTCAGATTAATCTGGGACTGCCGGTCGCGGTTACAGGTGTCTTTCAGGGTATGGTACTCTTTTATTTGCTGGCCTGTGATGTGCTGGTCAATTATCGCTTTCGCTTCGCACAGTTTGGAAAGGCCGCATCATGA
- a CDS encoding ABC transporter permease: MNGFEWIVPVILTVITAATPLVFAGIGELVTEKSGVLNLGVEGMMVIGAVAGFVTATLTGNYLLAILAAALAGSFMAFLFGILTLSLMANQVATGLALTLFGVGLSALIGQDFVGVPVEKLPQLNIEGLSDLPIIGTILFGQDILVYFSFVMVGAVSWFLYKTKAGLILRAVGDSHDAAHSIGYSVIGIRYLAVIFGGAMSGIGGAYLSLAYTPMWAENMTAGRGWIALALIVFATWKPGLVLVGAYMFGGITILQLHAQAAGLDLPSQILSMLPYLATVIVLVLISKDESRIRKHAPACIGKIFHPAA; this comes from the coding sequence ATGAACGGGTTTGAATGGATTGTTCCGGTCATCCTGACCGTTATTACTGCCGCAACACCGCTTGTTTTTGCCGGTATTGGTGAATTGGTTACCGAAAAATCTGGCGTCCTTAATCTGGGTGTTGAAGGCATGATGGTGATCGGTGCTGTCGCCGGATTTGTAACCGCGACCCTTACAGGCAATTACTTACTGGCTATTCTCGCCGCGGCACTCGCCGGGTCTTTTATGGCTTTTCTTTTTGGCATCCTCACCCTTTCCCTGATGGCCAATCAAGTGGCAACAGGTTTGGCACTTACCCTGTTTGGTGTAGGCCTGAGCGCGCTTATCGGTCAGGATTTTGTGGGTGTCCCCGTTGAAAAACTGCCCCAACTTAATATTGAAGGTCTGAGTGACCTGCCAATTATTGGGACTATTTTATTTGGTCAGGACATTCTGGTTTATTTCTCCTTCGTCATGGTTGGGGCGGTTAGCTGGTTTCTGTACAAGACCAAAGCGGGCCTGATCCTGCGGGCTGTCGGCGATTCTCATGATGCGGCTCATTCAATTGGCTATTCTGTCATTGGGATTCGTTATCTGGCTGTCATTTTCGGCGGAGCAATGTCCGGGATTGGCGGGGCTTATCTCTCTCTTGCCTATACACCAATGTGGGCTGAAAACATGACAGCGGGTCGCGGCTGGATTGCCCTTGCCCTTATTGTGTTCGCCACCTGGAAGCCGGGTCTGGTTCTGGTTGGTGCCTATATGTTTGGCGGCATTACAATTTTGCAGCTGCACGCACAGGCAGCAGGACTTGACTTACCTTCGCAAATATTATCCATGTTGCCTTATCTGGCGACGGTCATTGTCCTTGTCCTGATTTCCAAGGATGAATCACGTATTAGAAAACACGCTCCTGCTTGTATCGGAAAGATTTTCCATCCTGCAGCGTAA
- a CDS encoding BMP family ABC transporter substrate-binding protein produces MKFKSVISLASAVAVAGTLFAGAATAEDKIGFVYVGPVGDHGWTYRHDIGRQAVVKAFGDKVKTTFVESVKEGPDSERVIRQMAADGHKVIFTTSFGFMNPTLKVAKQFPNVKFEHATGYKRSKNVSTYSSRFYEGRYVIGKIAGKMTKSNVIGYVGSFPIPEVVRGINAVALAAKSVNPDIQIKVAWVNTWYDPGKEGDAAKALIDQGADIILQHTDSPAPLQVAESRGVWAVGQASDMQHFAPKAQLTAIIDNWDGYYVDRVKAALDGSWKSEDVWGGLNTGMVELADYNKAIPADVVKLAEETKKAIMDGSLKPFAGPIKKQDGTIAVPAGEELDDGALLGMNWYVEGVQGKLPK; encoded by the coding sequence ATGAAATTTAAGTCCGTTATTTCCCTAGCAAGTGCGGTTGCCGTAGCAGGCACTCTATTTGCCGGGGCTGCTACTGCTGAAGACAAAATCGGCTTTGTCTATGTTGGACCAGTGGGTGACCACGGTTGGACCTACCGCCATGACATCGGCCGTCAGGCTGTTGTAAAAGCGTTCGGCGACAAAGTAAAAACGACGTTTGTTGAAAGCGTAAAAGAAGGTCCGGATTCAGAACGTGTTATCCGCCAGATGGCGGCTGATGGCCATAAAGTGATTTTCACGACTTCGTTCGGTTTCATGAACCCAACCTTGAAAGTGGCAAAGCAGTTTCCAAACGTGAAGTTTGAACACGCAACCGGCTATAAACGTTCAAAAAATGTCAGCACATACTCCTCTCGTTTTTACGAAGGCCGGTATGTCATCGGTAAAATTGCCGGTAAAATGACTAAATCCAATGTCATTGGATATGTCGGATCTTTCCCAATTCCAGAAGTTGTACGGGGCATCAATGCTGTTGCGCTTGCAGCCAAAAGTGTAAACCCGGACATCCAGATTAAAGTCGCCTGGGTGAACACATGGTATGATCCTGGCAAAGAAGGGGATGCTGCGAAGGCCTTGATTGACCAGGGTGCAGACATCATTTTACAGCACACAGATAGTCCAGCGCCTCTTCAGGTTGCGGAAAGCCGGGGCGTCTGGGCTGTAGGCCAGGCGTCTGACATGCAACATTTCGCACCAAAGGCTCAGCTAACAGCCATTATTGATAACTGGGATGGTTATTATGTGGATCGTGTGAAAGCAGCGTTGGATGGTTCCTGGAAATCAGAAGACGTCTGGGGCGGACTGAACACCGGAATGGTTGAACTGGCTGACTATAACAAAGCAATCCCTGCTGATGTTGTAAAGCTGGCTGAAGAAACAAAAAAAGCCATCATGGACGGATCCTTGAAACCGTTTGCCGGCCCGATCAAAAAACAGGACGGTACAATTGCTGTTCCTGCGGGCGAAGAACTGGATGATGGTGCTTTGCTTGGTATGAACTGGTATGTTGAAGGTGTTCAGGGCAAACTGCCTAAATAA
- a CDS encoding adenosine deaminase, translating into MSTLKHFIEGLPKAELHLHIEGSLEPEQMFLFAQRNKIDLPYKSVEDIRAAYEFTELQDFLDIYYQGMGVLQTEQDFYDLTWAYLEKVHAQNVIHVEIFFDPQGHTDRGIPFSTVINGIYNALIEGEKTLGISFKLIMSFLRHLSEEEGFKTLEEALPHKDKIAAVGLDSSELGHPPSKFERLYARCREEGFLSVAHAGEEGPPEYVIEALDLLKVDRLDHGNRSLEDSDLTARLSQSGIALTVCPLSNFKLAGVTDMRRHPIKTMLDKGLKATVNSDDPAYFGGYMNENYLAISEALNLSKEDLITLCRNGFEATFCTPEQRRQHLDQLENYLST; encoded by the coding sequence ATGTCCACGCTAAAACACTTTATTGAAGGCTTGCCAAAGGCAGAATTACATCTTCATATCGAAGGCAGCCTTGAGCCTGAACAGATGTTTCTTTTCGCCCAACGCAACAAGATCGATCTTCCCTACAAATCCGTCGAAGATATTCGGGCAGCCTACGAGTTTACCGAGCTGCAGGATTTTCTTGATATTTATTATCAGGGGATGGGTGTTCTGCAAACAGAACAGGATTTTTACGATCTGACATGGGCCTATCTGGAAAAGGTACACGCCCAAAATGTCATTCATGTTGAAATTTTCTTTGACCCGCAAGGCCATACAGATCGCGGCATCCCATTCAGCACCGTCATCAATGGCATCTATAATGCCTTGATCGAAGGTGAAAAAACACTTGGCATTTCCTTTAAACTGATCATGAGCTTCCTGCGCCATCTAAGCGAAGAAGAGGGCTTCAAGACGCTGGAAGAAGCGTTACCCCATAAGGACAAAATTGCGGCCGTCGGGTTGGATTCCTCTGAATTGGGCCATCCACCGTCAAAGTTTGAACGGCTTTATGCCCGGTGCCGGGAAGAGGGTTTCCTGAGCGTTGCCCATGCGGGAGAAGAAGGCCCGCCTGAATATGTTATTGAAGCGTTGGACCTGCTGAAAGTCGATAGACTGGATCACGGAAACCGTAGTCTGGAAGACAGTGATTTGACTGCCCGCCTGAGCCAATCCGGTATTGCACTAACCGTCTGCCCGCTCTCGAATTTCAAACTGGCGGGTGTAACCGATATGCGCAGGCATCCCATTAAAACCATGCTGGACAAGGGTTTAAAGGCCACGGTGAATTCAGACGATCCCGCTTATTTTGGCGGCTATATGAATGAAAATTACCTGGCCATCTCGGAAGCCCTTAATCTTTCAAAAGAGGATCTGATAACCCTATGCCGAAATGGTTTCGAGGCGACCTTCTGCACACCTGAACAAAGGCGTCAACATTTGGACCAGTTAGAAAACTACCTTTCCACATGA
- a CDS encoding cysteine desulfurase family protein, with amino-acid sequence MTNIGDHIKLIEFEGEEILLPLFLDHQSTTPLAPEAELALFNALEHPGNPQSKDHIFGLNAAHLIEKSRQDVANLIGAKPDEILFTSGATESNRIAFQLFLSNREAPAHIISCVTEHHSILKQLSYYQEEGHTVTFLPVDPTGRISLQELKEAMRPETALVTLQAANNEIGTLQDISAIDEICAINDIPFHSDCVQLLASNKLDVSALKIKAASLSAHKLYGPQGIGALYVRRGVKIPKRVRPSGTQSAALAAAFGAAATLISHSRAADNAELHQLSKTLKSHLIGKLGDAIRFNGYPKMTLPGCLSITFKHVSAEDLLAALPMLALSTGSACLSHDGKPSHVLRAIGLTPSECDSTIRIGLGRYVTETEVRYAASMIANACQTLGT; translated from the coding sequence ATGACCAATATTGGGGATCATATCAAACTGATCGAGTTTGAAGGAGAAGAAATTCTCCTCCCCCTGTTTTTGGACCACCAGTCAACAACGCCCCTTGCACCTGAAGCAGAACTTGCGCTGTTCAACGCTTTGGAGCATCCGGGTAATCCGCAAAGCAAAGACCATATTTTTGGCTTGAACGCAGCCCATTTGATTGAAAAATCCAGACAGGATGTAGCCAATCTTATCGGGGCAAAACCCGATGAAATTCTGTTTACGTCGGGCGCAACGGAATCCAATAGGATTGCATTCCAGCTTTTCCTGTCCAACCGTGAGGCACCTGCCCATATTATTTCATGTGTCACGGAACATCATTCGATCCTTAAGCAGCTGTCATACTATCAGGAAGAAGGCCATACGGTGACGTTCCTTCCCGTCGACCCGACGGGACGCATTTCTCTTCAAGAATTGAAGGAAGCAATGCGCCCTGAAACGGCTTTAGTAACCTTGCAAGCGGCCAATAATGAAATTGGCACACTGCAGGATATCTCTGCTATTGATGAAATCTGTGCTATTAACGACATCCCTTTTCACAGCGACTGTGTCCAGCTTCTTGCCTCCAACAAATTAGATGTCAGTGCCCTGAAAATAAAGGCAGCCAGCCTTTCCGCCCATAAGCTATATGGGCCGCAAGGCATTGGTGCGCTCTACGTCAGGAGGGGGGTCAAAATACCCAAGCGGGTGAGGCCAAGCGGAACACAATCGGCAGCCCTCGCTGCCGCTTTTGGTGCTGCTGCAACCCTGATCTCACATTCTCGTGCCGCAGATAATGCTGAACTTCACCAGCTCTCCAAAACCTTGAAAAGCCATCTGATTGGCAAGCTGGGCGACGCTATTCGGTTTAATGGTTACCCAAAGATGACGCTCCCAGGTTGTCTGAGCATTACATTCAAACATGTATCAGCAGAAGACCTGTTGGCGGCCTTGCCTATGCTTGCTCTATCAACAGGGTCGGCCTGCCTGTCCCATGATGGAAAGCCGTCTCACGTTTTGAGAGCCATTGGGCTCACCCCATCAGAATGTGACAGTACAATTCGGATTGGTCTGGGGCGTTATGTCACAGAGACTGAGGTGCGCTACGCCGCTAGTATGATCGCCAATGCCTGTCAGACGTTAGGTACGTAA
- a CDS encoding group III truncated hemoglobin encodes MIPPIENPRHVSRTARMPNDEIIKMVDRFYEKVKVDDILGPIFNSAIGDHWDEHMPKMYRFWSSVLNGSGLYSGNPMKVHISLKSKVEPENFDRWLSLFHETLTDLFCEDDVAFIFGKAENIAQSLSLGMFYNPASPHMLQTPKNST; translated from the coding sequence ATGATCCCTCCCATTGAAAATCCCCGACACGTGTCGCGCACTGCTCGTATGCCAAATGATGAAATCATCAAAATGGTGGATCGCTTTTATGAGAAAGTAAAAGTCGACGACATCCTTGGTCCTATATTCAATTCAGCAATTGGGGATCACTGGGACGAGCATATGCCTAAAATGTACCGGTTCTGGTCATCTGTCCTGAACGGGAGTGGTCTTTATTCCGGTAACCCGATGAAGGTGCATATTTCACTGAAATCCAAAGTCGAACCGGAAAACTTTGATCGATGGCTTTCGTTATTTCATGAAACCCTGACGGACCTGTTCTGCGAAGACGACGTCGCCTTTATTTTTGGCAAGGCTGAAAATATTGCCCAAAGCCTATCCCTTGGCATGTTTTATAATCCAGCCAGCCCACATATGCTACAGACGCCGAAAAACTCAACCTAA
- a CDS encoding LysR family transcriptional regulator: MATLTDMAAFVAVVEQGSFSSAGRELRVSTAVISARVARLERQIGVRLLNRTTRQVVPTEEAKRYYQDCKNILGQVEQAEASLSSRRENPSGSMKITAPVVFGRRYLAPLLSEFQLAYTDLQIRLHLADHFVDLVGEGMDMAIRIADPSDSSLVMKKLAESPRVICASPDYLEVNGCPEKPDDLLRHNCLLLRFPGSTQFQWRVQTDTGMQTIPVRGQLDSNNGDVLRQWALEGRGLVLKSRWEIEDDLKAGRLIPVLEKFPPSPVSISALYPYGKMTPMKVRLLIDYLAEKVSAGLG; encoded by the coding sequence ATGGCAACATTAACGGATATGGCCGCATTTGTCGCGGTTGTGGAGCAGGGTAGTTTTTCGAGCGCCGGGCGGGAACTCAGAGTGTCAACTGCGGTTATCAGCGCACGCGTGGCGCGGCTTGAAAGGCAGATCGGTGTAAGACTGCTGAATAGGACAACCCGTCAGGTTGTGCCGACTGAAGAAGCCAAACGGTACTATCAGGATTGCAAGAATATTTTGGGGCAAGTTGAGCAAGCCGAAGCCAGTTTATCTTCCAGGCGGGAAAATCCTTCGGGAAGCATGAAGATCACGGCGCCAGTTGTATTCGGTCGCCGCTACCTTGCGCCGCTTCTTTCGGAATTTCAGTTGGCATATACAGATTTACAAATCCGACTGCATTTGGCCGATCACTTTGTGGATCTTGTGGGCGAAGGTATGGATATGGCTATTCGTATTGCCGATCCATCAGACTCGTCTCTGGTGATGAAGAAGTTGGCAGAAAGCCCTCGGGTTATCTGTGCCTCTCCAGATTATTTGGAAGTGAACGGTTGCCCTGAAAAGCCGGATGATTTGCTGCGGCATAATTGTCTGCTCCTTCGTTTTCCGGGTTCAACCCAGTTTCAATGGCGCGTGCAGACCGATACCGGTATGCAAACCATTCCGGTTCGCGGCCAACTGGATAGTAACAATGGCGATGTTCTTCGCCAATGGGCGCTGGAAGGGCGCGGGTTGGTGTTGAAATCCAGATGGGAAATCGAAGACGATCTTAAGGCAGGCCGCCTGATCCCGGTTTTGGAAAAATTTCCACCATCTCCGGTGAGTATTTCAGCTCTTTACCCTTATGGGAAAATGACCCCTATGAAGGTTCGATTGTTGATTGATTATCTGGCCGAGAAAGTATCTGCGGGCTTAGGTTGA
- a CDS encoding urate hydroxylase PuuD produces the protein MGIDLMEWLLLGVRWIHIITGIAWIGASFYFIWLDMNLTPPKAGGRKDKDGVGGELWAIHGGGFYEVQKYRVAPPALPDHLHWFKYEAYFTWLSGFVLLTLLYYFGAEIYLIDKSVADISTDTAILIGLGSLVGSWIVYDFLCKTPLIRHQGVFGLCLFLLLTAAAWGLSEVFSGRGAFIHVGAIIGTIMAANVMMVIMPGQRALVGAAERGETPDPAPGLKAKQRSLHNNYFTLPVLFIMISNHYPMTFGHEFSWLVLAAIAAVGVLVRHYFNMKNQGKSKQGMVLLPIAFVLFFAIAWAATPKTEDFSGADKVSFTTVQKIIQDRCVSCHAAKPTSEDFDTPPKGVVLETAAQILREHTRIRQQTVDTDVMPLGNITEMTEAERKLVGQWVAQGANAD, from the coding sequence ATGGGCATTGATCTGATGGAGTGGCTTCTTCTGGGAGTAAGATGGATCCATATCATAACCGGGATCGCATGGATTGGTGCATCCTTTTATTTCATTTGGCTGGATATGAACCTGACGCCCCCCAAAGCTGGTGGACGAAAAGACAAGGATGGTGTCGGGGGTGAACTCTGGGCCATTCATGGGGGTGGTTTTTATGAAGTTCAAAAATACCGCGTTGCCCCGCCCGCATTACCAGACCATCTTCACTGGTTCAAATATGAGGCCTATTTCACTTGGTTAAGCGGCTTCGTACTGCTGACATTACTATATTACTTTGGTGCGGAGATTTACCTGATCGACAAAAGTGTCGCGGATATTTCTACAGACACCGCCATTTTGATCGGCTTGGGATCACTGGTCGGCAGCTGGATAGTTTATGATTTCCTATGTAAAACCCCGCTTATTCGGCATCAGGGCGTTTTTGGTCTTTGCCTGTTTTTGTTACTCACTGCCGCAGCCTGGGGGTTAAGCGAGGTGTTTAGTGGTCGGGGAGCCTTCATCCATGTAGGCGCCATTATCGGGACCATTATGGCGGCGAATGTCATGATGGTGATCATGCCCGGCCAGCGGGCCCTTGTTGGCGCCGCAGAACGCGGCGAAACACCTGATCCTGCGCCGGGCCTAAAAGCGAAACAGCGATCCTTGCATAACAACTACTTCACCCTGCCCGTGCTGTTTATCATGATCAGCAATCACTACCCAATGACCTTTGGCCATGAGTTCAGCTGGCTGGTACTTGCCGCAATTGCCGCTGTTGGGGTCTTGGTCCGGCATTATTTCAATATGAAAAACCAGGGAAAATCGAAACAGGGAATGGTTCTGTTACCCATTGCCTTTGTTTTATTCTTTGCTATTGCCTGGGCTGCCACCCCAAAAACTGAGGACTTCTCAGGCGCTGATAAAGTCTCATTTACAACCGTCCAAAAAATCATACAGGATCGATGCGTCAGTTGTCATGCCGCCAAACCCACGAGTGAGGATTTTGACACTCCGCCAAAAGGAGTGGTGCTGGAAACCGCGGCACAAATACTTCGAGAGCACACGCGCATTCGCCAGCAGACTGTCGATACGGATGTTATGCCCTTGGGCAACATTACGGAAATGACTGAGGCCGAACGGAAACTTGTTGGTCAGTGGGTCGCACAAGGCGCCAACGCAGACTAA